TCGGTACTGATCGTAGATGACTACCTAAATGTAAAGACCCTCGATTTGTTGCGATGCGTGGCAAAGGGTGTTTCTATCAAGATTTTCAGCGAACAGCACGGAAGGACCTGCCTGACCGAAAGCATGCGGGCGGACTTCAAGGCCGCCCGCCCGGATGTAGAACTTGGCGATGTTCGCGCCACGAGTAACATATTCCACGACAGGTACATTTACCTAGATTTCGGAACCGCCAACGAGAAGCTGTTTCACTGCGGGGCTTCGAGCAAAGATGCCGGCAACAAGATCACGACCATCATGCAGCTGGAAGACATCGCCGTGTATCGCTCATTGTTTGAAAGGCTGTTGCAAGGGTGAAAATACTGTTTTCTGCTCAATTCCAATAAATAAATATATTGACAAATAAATAAATATATTGTATTTTAAACAATGAAGTTTAAAGAAATTTGTGACTACGCAAAGAAAAGAGGCTGGGAACTGGGGCGAATCAACGGCGACCACCACATATTCGTGAAGCAAGGCAAGCGCCCCGTCCCCATACAACGAAACAAGCACGAGATAGAAGGCGTCTATCTCAAGTGCATCTTGAAACAATTTGACCAGTAGAGGCCCCTATGAATTACGCAGCGAAAATTGAGAAAGACAAGGATATGGGTTTCGTGGTTTCATTCCCCGATCTGCCCAACGTGAACGCGTTCGGCGACACGCAGGAGGAAGCTCTCAAGCAGGCGAAGGACGCGCTCGACGGTGCGATGGAATGCGACCTGGATCTTGGCAACACGATGATTCTTCCCAAGACAAAGCCCGATTCCGACAAGGGGCTCTACCCGGTCGAGCTTTCCCCGCGAATCGAGATTGCATACAAGCTCTTCGAGGCTCGCAGGGGGCAAAAGAAATGTGATGTGGCACGCCGCGCAAACATCACCCCGCAGGCTTACCAACGTTTTGAGACTCCAAAGGGCTCGCCTTCCATCGAAACGCTCTACAAGCTGGCACACGCCCTCGGCAAGCAGCTCGTAATCGAGTTCGTGTAATAGGCCAAGGCTGTCACGCTGAAAAAAAAAGATTACCCTCCCTCACAAACAAAAAATCCCAGCCGCAATGGCCGGGATTAACAAAGCTCTAAACCCAACGACTTCGGCGCATTTCCATTCGCCTCCGCCGATAAAGTGATGCCCGCTCGTCCCCGTCAAGCGAGGACAGGTAGGCGGGCATGACAAATACGCTTACTTCTGCAAATTCAAACTTGCATTAGCAGCACCGTACAAACTAATGCTGTAATCCTTGATGAGGTACACCGGAATCTTGTTCAAGAGCGGGCGGATGTTCGGATTGTAGTTCTTTTCGAACCAAGTCATGAACAAGTTATCGCGTTCGAGCCAGCGGAGGTCCTTCTGGACCGTTCCACCTGCGAGGTAGAAACCGCCGAGCGGGAGGAACAACGTGCAAGCGTCGCTGGCAAAGCGGGCAAGCATCTTCACGAACATGCGCATCATTTCGGCAGCGACCGGATCGGTATCACTTGCGCGGCTGATGTACTTCGGACGGTCATGCCAATCGGTTTCTTCAATCTTCTTGAATGCATCGTTCTGCGGTACGCCCTTCGTGTCACGCCACCATTCATAGAGGTGAGCAAGACCCATGCCAGAGACGAGTGGTTCAACGCCCGGCACGGTGCCGATGCGCTTTTCCATGTAGTCGCGGAAGTCCTGAGTTTCCTTGTCGAACGGAGCAAACGTAGAATGGCCACCTTCGGAGCAAGCCGGGATGTACTTTTGACCGTCAAATGCGAGGAAGCCAACGCCCATGCCCGTACCCGGACCAATCACGGCCTTCGTGGCAGCCTGCGGCTTCGGTTCGCTACCGTCGGTGTGCTTGAACTTGAGGATCTGTTTCGGGTCATCGACGTCGAGAGTCGGGATGCCATAGCTAATGGCCATAAAGTCGTTAATCACGAGAGTCGGGATGCCGGTTGCATTCGTGATGGCATCGCCGTCAACGCACCACGGGAGGTTCGTCATGACGCACTTGTTGTTTGCCACCGGACCTGCGGCGCTGATGCAGATGTGGGACGGCTTCAAATCCGCGCGGTTTTCGATTGCTGCCTTGAGCGTTTCGCGGATCGGGGTGTCAAGTCCTTCAATGCACTGGCTCGGGCAAACGGTTTCGAGAATGAGCGTAAACTTGCCTTCCTTGTAGCCCACAAGACCAAGATTCGTATTCGTACCACCGATATCACCCGCCAAAACGAGACGGTCAAACTTTGCATCGGGATTAAGCCATTTAATTTCCATAATTTAAAACTCCATGTTTTACGTTCAGGAATATAGTTTTTTCTCAAGGAAATAGGAGATTCACGATTAAATCGGGAATGACTAGTGCGTATTTATGCGTATGTAACAAAAACAACCGATTTACTCCGCTCAAAAAATATACATTAAGCCCATAGGGACCTATTTATAATGAGTGGGTCATAATTCACTTTTAACAAGCAGAGACCATGCGCGCTATTCTTGCACTCTTTTATTACATCGTCGTTTTCACTATCATGGTTGTTGCGGGTATCCCCTACACCCTCTATTGCGGTATCCGCGGGCACTGGGAAAACTGCACCAAGATTTGCACTTTCGCCTTCAGGAACATTATTTTCAAGCTTTTCGGCATTAAAGTCGCGGTCAAGGGGGCAGAAAACATTCCAAAGGGCGTAAACTACGTCATCGTCGCCAACCACCAGAGCTTTTTGGACATCAACGTCGTCTGGCATTCCATCACGTCAGCCTCGTTCATGGCTAAGGCGAGCCTCTGGAAAGCGCCCGTATTCGGCTGGGTTTTGAACCGCTCCGGCAACATTCCTATCCACACGAACCCGCGCAAAAACGCAGGCCTCGGCAAAATCCTCAAGAAACGCCTCGAAAGCAATTACAACATTGTCGTGTTCCCCGAAGGCCACCGCAGCGAAGACGGGCACATGTTCAAGTTCCAAAATGGAATTTTCCGTTTGGCAAAAGAACAGCACTTTGACATTTTGCCAGTTACATTTATCAATACCGGAAAGATTCTCCCAAAGGTCAAATGGGCGGTCTATTCCGGCACCGTCGAGATGGTCGTTCACCCGCTAATCCGTTATGAAGATTACGCCGACAAGCCAATGGCCGATCTCCGCGACGAAACCCACGATTTGATTGAATCCGCGATGCCGTACAAGCAGGCGGAACTTGCCGCAGCAAAAGAAGCGGCAACAGAAAACAAGGAGGCTTAATTATGGCTAAGGAATTACCGAGCGAAGAACAAATTATTGCAATCCTTCGTGACGAACCCATGGTAGGGAGCCAGCTCCGCAGCGCTCTCGGCCTCCCGAAAAAACAGAAGATGGCTTTTAAGCAACTCCTCGCCGACATGATTGAGCGTGGTGTTTTAAAGCGTTCTGCGCACAAGGAATATCAATTGGGCGATGGCGAACCGCTGGAAGACAAGCGCGAAAAGCGCCGCAAGAAGCTTGCAGAGCAGGGTGTCGAAGACAACCGCCGTCCGGGCGCACGTAGTCGCCGTCAGACCGAAAAGGATTCCGGCACACGCGTGAAGCGCGGCATTCTGCACCAGACCGGTGACGAAGACTGGCAGGTGACCGAAATTGATACCGGCAAGGTGTACGAGATGTGCCACCGCAGGCAGGCGCCGGGCAAGGAAGGCGAGACCATCAGCTTTACACTTTATCCGCACCCGAAGCTCAAGCACAGCTACTTGGCAAAGGTGGACCGCTCTGCCGAAATCATGAACGTGACTTGGGACGAAGTCAAGAAACAGTTCATGGAAGAGAGCAACTTGCCCAAAGGCTTTAGCCCCGCTATTGAAAAGTACGTAGCCTCCATTACAGAACCGACCGAAAAGGATTTCAAGGGCCGCGTGGATTATCGCAAGCTCGACATTCTCTGCATTGACCCCGAAGGCGCCATGGACCACGACGATGCAATCAGCGTGGAACGCAAGCCGAATGGTGGATACAAGCTCGGCGTGCACATCGCCGATGTGAGCTACTACGTGCCCGAAGGTTCGGACCTCGACGAGGAAGCACTTGAAAGAAGTTATACGCAATACTTGCCATGGGCCGCAGTGCCGATGCTCCCGGAAAAGCTTTCCAGCGGTGTTTGCAGCTTGCACGAAGGCGTGGACCGTTGCGCTTTTACCTGCATGATCGACTTGGACAAGGAAGCAAACGTTCTCGGTTGGGACTTCCACCGCAGTGTCGTGAAGATTACGAAGGGCATCACGTACCAGCAGGCAGTGAAGATGATGGAAGAAGGTGACGATTCCATCAAGGCACTCGCCGAAGTGACGGCACTTCTCAAGAGAAACCGCACCAAGGATGGTTTGCTTGAATTCCAGACAACCGAATACGGTTGCAAGTTTGACGAAAACGGTGAACCGGTCAAGATTTTCCCGCGCGAACACGACGATTCCAATTCGTGGGTCGAAGAATGCATGCTCATCGCGAACAATTGCTGCGCCAAAGAACTCAAGCAGCGCAAGCTGCAAGGCATTTACCGTATCCATGAAGCTCCGGACACGAAGGACATCATGGAACTCTATTACATGTACCCGGACCTGTTCAAGGACGCTCCGGTGATGTTGCGTGACTTGGGTAAGCCGCGCAGTGGCGATACAAACTTGAACCCGGTCGCTTTCAAACTGTACGAACACTTGGTGAAGCGCGCCGCCGGCGACGAGACGCTCACGAACCGCATTTTGCGCAGTATGCAGAAGGCCCATTACGACAGCAACAGCTTTGGGCACTTCGCCTTGAACTGGCAGGATTACAGCCACTTCACTTCGCCGATCCGCCGTTACGCGGACCTCTGGTGCCATCGTGAACTCGCCCGCAAGGGTAAGGAAATCACAGCCGACCGCGTGAACAGCGTGATTGAAGTTTGCGATTTGATTTCAGCAAACGAAATCAAGAACATGAAGGTGGAACGCATTTCTATCAAGGTGTGCAGCTGCTGGATTTTGAAGAGCCGCATTGGCGACAGCTTCGAAGCAAGCGTTACGGGCATCGAAGAATGGGGCATTTACGTTTCCATCGACGATCCGATTGCCGAAGGTCTTGTGCGCTACCGCGATATCGCAGGCGATGACTTCTACGTGTTCAATCCCGACCAGGGTCTTGCATTTGGCAAGCGCAGTGGCCGCACCTTCCGCCGTGGCGACAAGGTAATGGTGCAGTTGTTGCGCGTGGATCCGTTACGCGGTCAGGCCGACTTCAGCATTACCGAAAAGCTGAGCCCCGAACCGAAGAAGCGCCGCAGCCGCGAAGATACCGAACGCGACATTCGCAATTTCAATGAAAGAGCTGACCGCGCTGCGGCCGCCGAAGCACTCGGCTATGTGAGCCAGCCGGACGAAGACGACGATTACGAACCGGAATACGTTTCTCGCGGTCGCCGTGGTCGCAGAGATTTTGACGGTCCGATTTTCGAACGCACCGGTCGCGATTCTCGTGAACGTGGCGGTTTCCGCAAGGGCCGTGACGAATTCGATGAAGGTCGCCGTTCCGACAAGCGTGGGAAACACGGTTCTGAAAAGCGCAGCGGTCGCGACTCCCGTGATTTCGGCGAAGGATTCCACGTAGCGAGCGAACCGCGCGAAGCAAGACGTGGTCGCAGATCTAGCGAAAAAGGTCGCGGACGCAGCAGCCGCGGAGGCCGCAGAGGAAGATAGCTGATGGACGCATGCAATAAAGTCGCCCTCTACGCTAGTTACCAAACCGGGGAAGACCTCCCCGGCTATGTCCGTTTTGCGCTCAAGCATCTTGCCGAGACCGACTTCAAGGTCGTCCTCCTCACGAATCGCCGAACGCTTTCGAGCGACACCTACGATTTTCTGAAGGAAAACCATATCGAGCTTTTCCTCACCGAAAATCGCGGGTTTGATTTTGGCATGTGGCGGCGTTATTTGCAACTGCAGGCAAACCGCACCGACGCAGCCGGCAACTACGTTCCCGGCGTCATCACGCGCGATGTGGAACGCTTGTTGCTCATCAACGATTCCATCGTCTATTACAAGAACAAGTTCAAGGAATTCTTTGAACGCGCCGAAAACAGCAACGCCGACGTCGTCTCACTCACAAGCAATGACGAATTTGCCCCGCACCTGCAATCGTTCTTCTTGTACATGAAACCCGCCGCACTAGGCGTGTTCTTCTTGCACATTTTCGAGACTCCCGAACAGACCGAATTCTACGATGTCACCCGCAAGCTCGAAGTGGGCTTAAGCGAAAAATTCACCGAAGCCGAAGTCATCATGGAATCGCTCTACCACACGGAACGCCCTGTGTTCTTCGCTTACGACGAACTCACCCAACAAGGGGCGGGATTCATAAAGCGCAAGCTCCTGGAACGCCGTTTCAACTACGAAGAAAAGAAACACTTCGTACGCCACCACGCCTACGACGCACTCAACAAGGACTACACTGCCCTTGTGAAAAGCGCCGGACTCGACGCAGACTTTGACGAGAATTGGCTCCCGAAATGTAACGAGACCAAGGCAGAGCGCATCAAGGACTTTATCTGGGAAAAAGGATTCCAGCTCGTAGGCTTCCCCGCCAAACGGCTACTCGATAAAATCAAGAAAGGAGATTCCTGATTATCCCCGTCATCCCCGTCATCCCCGTCAAGCGAGGACAGGCGCGAGGACAGGCGCGAGGACAGGTAGGCAGGAATGACACGAATGGCGCAAGTCAATCACAAACGTAAAATAGGTATATGGAATGAGATTTTTTGGTTTAACAGCGATTGGTTTTGCTGCTTTTTGGGCATCGTTATGGATGGCGGGCTGTGGCTCTGACGGAAACCCTGCCACCGGCAATGGCGACATTGACCCGAACCAGCCTATTTCTCTTTTCGATACTTTGAGCGTTCCGAGCGCAGCCAACTTGCCTGCTTGCGACGCAAGTCGTGAAGGTCGCGCATTCTTTGTGCAGAATGAGAACTTGCCGCGACTTTGCGTAAAAGGCTCTTGGCGCAGTGCAGCGGACTCCACAGACTTTAGCGTCACATGCAGCGACGGATTTTTGCACGCGGTTGACAAAATTTCGCCAACCGGAACAACCGTCGGTAGCCCAGACACTGTCTTTGTCGAAGGCTTCGTTTCGCCGATGACAGGCATTGCGCAAAAAGGGCCGTTCGTCTTTGGCACAAGCGTCACCGTCACCGAAACAAGCAAGGAATTCAACACCGAGACTTACCAAAAAGCAGAAGGTTGCATCCTCACTAACGACGGCCGCTACACCTTTAACGAAGTCCATTCGAATTCCAACTGCGTGAAAATCAGGGCGACCGGATTTTACCGCAACGAAGTGACGGGCAGAGTTTCAGACAGTCCCATCACGCTTGCCGCAAAGACATGCTCGCCCGAACATGCGAACGTGAACATTCTCACGCATATCACCATCCCGCGCATCGAGCAGCTCACGATGAATCACATTGACTTTGCCGAAGCCAAGGCGCAGGCGGAGCGCGAAGCATTTGCCGCATTCGGAATTGACACGGTCACGCTTTATTCGCAGCCGTACTTCACCGACGGACGCACCAACAAGCCCGTTGCCGAAGATTTGGACATGTTCGGGAACAGCGAATATAGCGCCGCACTGTTTGCCATCTCCGCCTTGATTCAAGGCGAGCGCAGCGAGAACGACATGATGAATCTCGCAAACAATCTCGCCGAAGACCTCAAGGGTGATGGCACTTGGAACGACCAAAACTGGAAAATTCAAATTGCCGACTGGGTTGTAGGTCTTGACACGCTCTGGAAATACAACGACATCCGCAACAACGTTTCATCGTGGGGCATGAACATTCCGAACTTTGAGCGCTACATGCGCGCGTTTATCCCTATCGCTTACGGTTTCGAGCCATGCACTGACGCCAACGCAGGTCAAGTCACATACGTGAACCAAGGTCAAAGCGCCCTTTTCGCAAACGACTACGAGCACGCCGACCATTCTAGAGTCCGATTCATCTGCGACGTAAGTTCCAAGGAATGGCGCATTGCACAGCCCATCGAAAAAGACACGGCTGGATTCGGCCCCGGCGAATACGACAAGGAAGTCCGCGAAGGCCGTGTAAATCACGACAACTATTACATCTTCGAAACAGCCACAAACGCATGGCGCGTCGCCAC
This region of Fibrobacter sp. UBA4297 genomic DNA includes:
- a CDS encoding type II toxin-antitoxin system HicA family toxin, with the protein product MKFKEICDYAKKRGWELGRINGDHHIFVKQGKRPVPIQRNKHEIEGVYLKCILKQFDQ
- a CDS encoding type II toxin-antitoxin system HicB family antitoxin — encoded protein: MNYAAKIEKDKDMGFVVSFPDLPNVNAFGDTQEEALKQAKDALDGAMECDLDLGNTMILPKTKPDSDKGLYPVELSPRIEIAYKLFEARRGQKKCDVARRANITPQAYQRFETPKGSPSIETLYKLAHALGKQLVIEFV
- a CDS encoding glucokinase; translated protein: MEIKWLNPDAKFDRLVLAGDIGGTNTNLGLVGYKEGKFTLILETVCPSQCIEGLDTPIRETLKAAIENRADLKPSHICISAAGPVANNKCVMTNLPWCVDGDAITNATGIPTLVINDFMAISYGIPTLDVDDPKQILKFKHTDGSEPKPQAATKAVIGPGTGMGVGFLAFDGQKYIPACSEGGHSTFAPFDKETQDFRDYMEKRIGTVPGVEPLVSGMGLAHLYEWWRDTKGVPQNDAFKKIEETDWHDRPKYISRASDTDPVAAEMMRMFVKMLARFASDACTLFLPLGGFYLAGGTVQKDLRWLERDNLFMTWFEKNYNPNIRPLLNKIPVYLIKDYSISLYGAANASLNLQK
- a CDS encoding 1-acyl-sn-glycerol-3-phosphate acyltransferase; this translates as MRAILALFYYIVVFTIMVVAGIPYTLYCGIRGHWENCTKICTFAFRNIIFKLFGIKVAVKGAENIPKGVNYVIVANHQSFLDINVVWHSITSASFMAKASLWKAPVFGWVLNRSGNIPIHTNPRKNAGLGKILKKRLESNYNIVVFPEGHRSEDGHMFKFQNGIFRLAKEQHFDILPVTFINTGKILPKVKWAVYSGTVEMVVHPLIRYEDYADKPMADLRDETHDLIESAMPYKQAELAAAKEAATENKEA
- a CDS encoding ribonuclease R family protein encodes the protein MAKELPSEEQIIAILRDEPMVGSQLRSALGLPKKQKMAFKQLLADMIERGVLKRSAHKEYQLGDGEPLEDKREKRRKKLAEQGVEDNRRPGARSRRQTEKDSGTRVKRGILHQTGDEDWQVTEIDTGKVYEMCHRRQAPGKEGETISFTLYPHPKLKHSYLAKVDRSAEIMNVTWDEVKKQFMEESNLPKGFSPAIEKYVASITEPTEKDFKGRVDYRKLDILCIDPEGAMDHDDAISVERKPNGGYKLGVHIADVSYYVPEGSDLDEEALERSYTQYLPWAAVPMLPEKLSSGVCSLHEGVDRCAFTCMIDLDKEANVLGWDFHRSVVKITKGITYQQAVKMMEEGDDSIKALAEVTALLKRNRTKDGLLEFQTTEYGCKFDENGEPVKIFPREHDDSNSWVEECMLIANNCCAKELKQRKLQGIYRIHEAPDTKDIMELYYMYPDLFKDAPVMLRDLGKPRSGDTNLNPVAFKLYEHLVKRAAGDETLTNRILRSMQKAHYDSNSFGHFALNWQDYSHFTSPIRRYADLWCHRELARKGKEITADRVNSVIEVCDLISANEIKNMKVERISIKVCSCWILKSRIGDSFEASVTGIEEWGIYVSIDDPIAEGLVRYRDIAGDDFYVFNPDQGLAFGKRSGRTFRRGDKVMVQLLRVDPLRGQADFSITEKLSPEPKKRRSREDTERDIRNFNERADRAAAAEALGYVSQPDEDDDYEPEYVSRGRRGRRDFDGPIFERTGRDSRERGGFRKGRDEFDEGRRSDKRGKHGSEKRSGRDSRDFGEGFHVASEPREARRGRRSSEKGRGRSSRGGRRGR
- a CDS encoding phosphoglycerate mutase family protein, which encodes MRFFGLTAIGFAAFWASLWMAGCGSDGNPATGNGDIDPNQPISLFDTLSVPSAANLPACDASREGRAFFVQNENLPRLCVKGSWRSAADSTDFSVTCSDGFLHAVDKISPTGTTVGSPDTVFVEGFVSPMTGIAQKGPFVFGTSVTVTETSKEFNTETYQKAEGCILTNDGRYTFNEVHSNSNCVKIRATGFYRNEVTGRVSDSPITLAAKTCSPEHANVNILTHITIPRIEQLTMNHIDFAEAKAQAEREAFAAFGIDTVTLYSQPYFTDGRTNKPVAEDLDMFGNSEYSAALFAISALIQGERSENDMMNLANNLAEDLKGDGTWNDQNWKIQIADWVVGLDTLWKYNDIRNNVSSWGMNIPNFERYMRAFIPIAYGFEPCTDANAGQVTYVNQGQSALFANDYEHADHSRVRFICDVSSKEWRIAQPIEKDTAGFGPGEYDKEVREGRVNHDNYYIFETATNAWRVATPQEADGFTDLVEVYANLKSDEKAVFIIRHSERTDDTGPSGHLTSNGKTYARNLGARLAAVANEDFYYGYSGYTRTQETCEEIAIGKGQVGYTLNILPYMDGAWYIKDEATANNYINAEGGWVVFSKYGFTGAYPDAFYDLETRSEELLKNNILANLPAMKRVNVMCTHDYLVVPLLAYTTNGHANVRYYEKWRWVNYLSGVAMIISADGSVRYVPVKGLESGTM